In Paractinoplanes brasiliensis, the following proteins share a genomic window:
- a CDS encoding HypC/HybG/HupF family hydrogenase formation chaperone, whose protein sequence is MCLAVPGRVLSITEVDGTSMAQVDFGGVRKDVCLEYVPDVAVGEYVIVHVGFAIQRLDEASAQETLANFERLGILKEEFGDQAGADR, encoded by the coding sequence ATGTGCCTGGCCGTTCCCGGGCGCGTCCTGAGCATCACCGAAGTCGACGGCACATCGATGGCGCAGGTCGACTTCGGCGGCGTACGCAAGGACGTGTGCCTGGAGTACGTACCGGACGTCGCGGTCGGCGAATACGTCATCGTGCACGTCGGATTCGCGATTCAGCGCCTCGACGAGGCCTCGGCGCAGGAGACGCTCGCCAACTTCGAGCGGCTCGGCATCCTGAAAGAGGAGTTCGGCGACCAGGCGGGAGCAGACCGGTGA